ACTTTTAGCTGAAACTTAGTTCCCTTTAAGTTCATATAGTTCAAAACCTGTATTGTTTGCTATTTTATCGTATAATTTCTTAGCATTTTCATTGGAAGAGTGGGTGATCCAACGAATTCCATTCCAATTATTGGCTTTAGATAATGATTTTAGATGAGTAATGAGTTTTTGAGCTATTTTTTGACCTCTAAATTCTGGATCTACGAACAAATCGTCTAAAAAACCAATATATTGGCCCTTAATTGGTCTCGGCATTGTTCTATAATGGGCAATTCCAACAATTTTACCCTCTAATTCAAAGCAAAGTCCTTTAACATCGTGGTCTTCATCATGAATCCATCCCCAAATAGTGTCTAAAACCAATGTATTCATTTCTACTTTGTAGAAATCAGCATAACCATTATATAATTTAGCCCAAATTTCCTTGTCTTTTTCTTCTAGTTTTCTAATCATTTGGTTTAATTTCGTTATTTAAATTATTGATATTAATCATTTATTTTAAATCTGAGATAAAAATCTAATTCTAATTTCTGGTTTATAGCTTAAAACCAAAACTTTATAGACACCTTGATATTGTTTAACTTCAGCTGGATGCTTGTTTAAATCCTTAGCCATAGCCATAACTATTGGTATTTCTGTGTTTATACGATCTTTAAAAAAATCTTGAAATTTTTGGTATTTTCCAAGCTTTTTATCTCCATCTAAACCTTTTGAAAGCCATGTTTCTAAAATATGAGTTTTTCTATCATATTCATTTTCCCACATGACTGGCATTTTTTCTTTTATTTGTCCTGGTGATTCAGCAAACCAAGAACCTCTGTATTCAAATCTTATAAGATTAATATTTACATAAGAGCTCATTATTTAATATTTATATGTATTGACATCTAAAATCATCTAATATATATTTCCGATAATTAATGGTTATCGGAAAATATGAATGATTTAATTACAGATATAAAAAGCCTTGAATTAGAAACTATTAAGAATTTAAGAAATTCTAAATCAGCAAATACACTTAGAGCTTATCAGTCTGACTACAACGACTTTTCATTATTTTGTTCAAAAAATGGATTTCAGGCAATGCCAACACAACCAAAAATATTGGCTTTATATATAACTCACTTATCATCTTACTCAAAATACAGCACTTTAAAAAGGCGTTTAGCTTCAATAAGTATACTCCATAAAACTAAAGGTCATTATTTAGATACAAAACATCCCATAATTATGGAAAATTTAATGGGGATTAAAAGAACAAATGGAAGTAATCAAAAAGGTAAAAAACCATTATTAATCAACGATTTAAAAATATTAATTGATGCAATACATCAATCTAATGAAAAAGATAAAAGAAAAATTAGAGATGAGGCTTTAGTTTTAATTGGATTTTCAGGTGGTTTTAGAAGATCAGAGTTGGTTGATATTGACTATGAAGACTTAGAGTTTGTATCAGAGGGAGTTAAGATCTTCGTAAAGAGGTCAAAAACTGATCAATCTGGTGAAGGTATGACTAAGGCTATCCCCTACTTTGATAATGAAAAATTTTGTCCTGTAAATGCATTGAAAAATTGGATTGAAATATGTGATTTAAAAAAAGGTAAAATTTTTGATATTTCAGATAAAAGCGTAGCATTAGTAATTAAAAAGTATGCTAATTACGCTGGTTTAGACAGTCATAGATACGCTGGACATAGCTTAAGATCAGGATTTGCAACCTCTACAGCAGAGTCTGGTGCTGAAGAGAGAAACATAATGGCTATGACAGGTCACAAATCAACAGAAATGGTAAGAAGGTACATTAAAGAAGCAAATTTATTTAAGAATAATGCTTTGAATAAAATAAAAATATAACTAAATATTTTTCTTAATAATAATTTGATACCAAATTTTAAAAAATTTTGTCATTATTTAGAATAAAGATGGTTTATTTCCTAAAGAAATATCAATAAAATATTTAGTAATTTTAATTTCGTTAAAAAGTTTAAAATATTTTTTCTTGCCGTTATTGGCTATTTTTTTTCTCAGTTTATCATTAACTGAGTAGAATTTAATTTTATCTGATAGATCGGCTATATTATCATAAAAAATCATTTCATTATTGTTAAAAAAATCACTCATTTGAACTTTTTTGTCAACAAAAGTTAGCAATCCGTTACCAACAACTGAAGCTATTCTATTACTTGAATAGTGTTTTGTTGGTTTACCACGACTTAAATTTAAAGCCATTTTTGAATTGATAAGAGCGCTATTAAAGTCGTCACCCCATATTGGCTGTTTATTGGCAAAGCCGTAGAAGTCATACTTTATTTTTGATATTTTTTTCACAAGTTTATCTAAAAATTCAACTCTATTATCCTCGGTCCCTTCTTTAAGAATAGCTCTGTTAACGCCATGACTCATTGCATAAAAAAGATCTTTTTTTGGATTCATCTTAAAAACATCAAACCGTTCAATATTTTTATCTACAGGTACAAAGAAAAAATGCAGATTATCAGAATTAATCTTTTGTTTTAAAACAGATGGATCTGTTGTTATGAAATTATGATCAACAGAATCTGAATATAAGTTAATATTAGTAATATTTTGTTTCGAATAACTAAGATCTGGCATCACGGGATCCTCATTCCACTGCGAAATAATCAAATTTTTGTTTAAGAGTTTTAACTCTTTAATAGTATCGAGGTTAATGTTCTTAGTGTGACCAAAGAATAAAAGGTCTGGATTATAATTTTTACATGTTTCAATTAAATAATTTTGAAAATTGACCCTACTATTTTGTAATAAATTATATGTTTTATTATTTTTTATAAAATCTCGATCACTAATTTCTAAAACATCATTACCATTTCTAATAAAACCATTTGTAAATTTTTTACCTAAAGAGATATTAAACAATCTATGATTAAGTTTTTGACCTTGATTGTATAAATTTATAATTTTTATTTTATTTTTCAAAAAATTGACATTATAAATTGGAAAAATACTTTCACGTATTTGGTCAATAAATTTAGTATTATTTAAGACTTGGTGCTTAATATTTTTTCTGCTATTTCTCTGGATAAGTTTTCTTTTTTTATTATTAAGAATTAATTTTTTGATCTCTTTATAGAGATTTTTTTCATCTATTTTTTTAAGAATAATAGCTTGGTTTGTAGTTTCTATTAAACCACCTCTGTTAGAAATAATAGTAGCACACCCTCTAGATGATGCTTCTAAAGCAGTTCTTCCAAAAGGTTCCTCCCATCTTGATGGTACAACGGCAATTTCAGATTGATTTAATATATCTAGCGTTTTTTTATGACTTAAAAAACCTAATTCTTTATGTTGAGTGTGATTTATATAAATAGATCTACGGTCCTCATCACCAACAGATAATGATTTCCATTTTGGAAATTCATCCAAAATTTTTTGTATAGATTTTTGAAAAATATCATAACCTTTTGAGTGATTAAGCCTTCCAACAAATGTAATGTATTTACATTTTTTTGTAGTTTTTTGTTTATTTACACTTGGATATACAATTTCTGTCTTGGCGCTAAGCTTAAGATCTAAGTTTAAAAAAAACCTATTTTTTACCCACTCACTTACAAAAATTATTTTTTCAACATTCTTTAAGATAAACAATCTCTCTTCAATTGTTTTAGATCCATTCATGGACAGTGGATCATTGTGAAAATAAAAAATAAATCTATTTTGAATTTGTTTTAATAAATTAAATAAAATTAAGGGTCTATTGTGAATTTCAATTAAATCAAATTTTTTTTTATCAATTTCTTTGGCTAACTTGTAGCTATACTCAGTTGTTGTACTTTGGAATTTTGAATTTAAACTTTTTAAATTTATGTTTATATAATTTTTTGTTAAATAATTTTTAGAATTTGTATTTCCATAAATAAAAATATTATTTTTAAATTTTGAATTTTTAAAAAATTCTGAAACCCAAAGAGATGCAGCAGAAGCTTTTTCCAAAGAATAGTTTTCTTTGTACGGTAAAATTGTAGCAATATTAATTTTTTTTTTCGAATTCATTTAACAATTTAGTTCTTTCTTTTCTATCTTTTTTAAGCTCATATTCAAATGAAAGTGCTTTATTTTTTGAATAAAACCTTTTTTTATAAACGAGTTCCCATTCATAACCTTTTGTTGATTTAGCACCTTTATTTTTATTATGACTGTCCAATCTTTTATTGATATTATTTGTATAACCTACGTATGATTTATTTAAGAAGCCTTTTACAGTTTTTATTAAATAAACATAGTAAACCATAAATAGATCTATTTTGGCGGTCCCTGGGGGAATCGAACCCCCCTTTGCAGGATGAAAACCAGCTGTCCTAACCGATAGACGAAGGGACCATGTTGAAATCTTTTATTTTAAAAGTCATTATTTATCAAGCCTAATTAATTTATAGGATTATGTCTCTAATTGTTAATTGAAGAGTTTTTTTATTATTCCAGATGTTTTCATTGATTTGACCTATTACACTAATGTTGTTTTTATAACTCATTAAATATTCACCAATCTTAGTATTAATGGAATTGAAGGATATTGATTTAATTGAAAAACCTGTTTTTGATTTTAATACCAGAGATATGTGCTTGTTATTTAATATAATTGGATTGATTATTCTTAAATTTCTTAACATAAATATTGGTACTGAATTTCCTGTACCGAAGGGTTCTAATTTTTTTATATCATTATAAAAATCTTGATCAAATACTGATGACGAAAGTT
The nucleotide sequence above comes from Candidatus Pelagibacter giovannonii. Encoded proteins:
- a CDS encoding GNAT family N-acetyltransferase, yielding MIRKLEEKDKEIWAKLYNGYADFYKVEMNTLVLDTIWGWIHDEDHDVKGLCFELEGKIVGIAHYRTMPRPIKGQYIGFLDDLFVDPEFRGQKIAQKLITHLKSLSKANNWNGIRWITHSSNENAKKLYDKIANNTGFELYELKGN
- a CDS encoding site-specific integrase; this encodes MNDLITDIKSLELETIKNLRNSKSANTLRAYQSDYNDFSLFCSKNGFQAMPTQPKILALYITHLSSYSKYSTLKRRLASISILHKTKGHYLDTKHPIIMENLMGIKRTNGSNQKGKKPLLINDLKILIDAIHQSNEKDKRKIRDEALVLIGFSGGFRRSELVDIDYEDLEFVSEGVKIFVKRSKTDQSGEGMTKAIPYFDNEKFCPVNALKNWIEICDLKKGKIFDISDKSVALVIKKYANYAGLDSHRYAGHSLRSGFATSTAESGAEERNIMAMTGHKSTEMVRRYIKEANLFKNNALNKIKI
- a CDS encoding glycosyltransferase yields the protein MNSKKKINIATILPYKENYSLEKASAASLWVSEFFKNSKFKNNIFIYGNTNSKNYLTKNYININLKSLNSKFQSTTTEYSYKLAKEIDKKKFDLIEIHNRPLILFNLLKQIQNRFIFYFHNDPLSMNGSKTIEERLFILKNVEKIIFVSEWVKNRFFLNLDLKLSAKTEIVYPSVNKQKTTKKCKYITFVGRLNHSKGYDIFQKSIQKILDEFPKWKSLSVGDEDRRSIYINHTQHKELGFLSHKKTLDILNQSEIAVVPSRWEEPFGRTALEASSRGCATIISNRGGLIETTNQAIILKKIDEKNLYKEIKKLILNNKKRKLIQRNSRKNIKHQVLNNTKFIDQIRESIFPIYNVNFLKNKIKIINLYNQGQKLNHRLFNISLGKKFTNGFIRNGNDVLEISDRDFIKNNKTYNLLQNSRVNFQNYLIETCKNYNPDLLFFGHTKNINLDTIKELKLLNKNLIISQWNEDPVMPDLSYSKQNITNINLYSDSVDHNFITTDPSVLKQKINSDNLHFFFVPVDKNIERFDVFKMNPKKDLFYAMSHGVNRAILKEGTEDNRVEFLDKLVKKISKIKYDFYGFANKQPIWGDDFNSALINSKMALNLSRGKPTKHYSSNRIASVVGNGLLTFVDKKVQMSDFFNNNEMIFYDNIADLSDKIKFYSVNDKLRKKIANNGKKKYFKLFNEIKITKYFIDISLGNKPSLF
- a CDS encoding GIY-YIG nuclease family protein, coding for MVYYVYLIKTVKGFLNKSYVGYTNNINKRLDSHNKNKGAKSTKGYEWELVYKKRFYSKNKALSFEYELKKDRKERTKLLNEFEKKN